GGAGGGCCAGCCGAAGGGGTATACAAGTCACGAAGTGACCGCCTCCCGCGTAGGGAGCCCGTCCGGCAGGACAAGCCGTCAAGCACGCACGCCATATCGCGTTGCCGAATGCTTATGAGAAAGGTTCGGCCCCAGCGCCACCCGAGCCGCATCGAACCGCTCCCAATCCGCAACCTCAGGCAGCGCCGGAATCGTCACCAGCTCCCCGCTGTCGAACCCAGCCAGCGAAGCATCCACCATCTCCTCCGAACTCATCACAATCTCCGACGGCAGATTCTCATGCCCGCCAATCCCCGCGCGGCCCCAGAACTCCGACGCCGTAGCCCCAGGCAGCACCGCCTGCACCTGAACGCCCTTGCCGCCCACCTCTTTATGCAGCGACTGCGTAAGGTTCAGCACATAAGCTTTCGTCCCGCTATACACGCCATTCAACAACTCCGGAGCCACTGCCACAACCGAAGAGATGTTGATGATCGCGCCCTTGCCTCTAGCCAGGAATCCCGGCAACACCGCATAGGTCAGCCGCGTCAGCGCCGTCACATTCAGCTCAATCATGTTCTCCAGCTCATCGATCTTCGAGTCCACCAGCGAAGTCGTCCCGCCGAAGCCCGCATTGTTCACCAGCGTCGTAATCGACTTATCCGAGCGCAACCGCTCCTCGACTTTGTGCAAATCCGCCTTGTTCGTAAGGTCCGCGGCAACCGCATCGATCGAACGGCCAGTCGCCGAAGTCAGCGAAGCCGCCAGCTCCTTCAGCTTTTCGCCGTTGCGAGCCACCAGGATCAGATCATAGCCGCGGTGCGCCAGCCGATCCGCATAAACTGCCCCGATTCCTGTCGATGCGCCAGTGATGAGAGCAGTGCCAAGAGCTTTGCCAAGCTCAGTGCCTTTAGAAGAAGTAGTTGAAGTAGTCATAAAAGTCTCCGTACTGCGAAGGTGTGAACCAGAAAACTGATTCGCTTCGTTAGAGTAGACCGGTTGGTTAGTAGATTCAAAAAAGATACTCTCGCTAAAGAAAGTTCTCTAAGGCGTAACTCTGCTAATCCTGCCTGGCCACTCCGCGCGCTTCGACCAGCTCCCGGCGCCCAGGCTGATCGGCACGCACGGCAATCTTGAGCAGCTCGTTGAAGTACCTCTTCGCCCTCTCCTGATCGCCTGCTCT
This sequence is a window from Edaphobacter lichenicola. Protein-coding genes within it:
- a CDS encoding SDR family NAD(P)-dependent oxidoreductase, encoding MTTSTTSSKGTELGKALGTALITGASTGIGAVYADRLAHRGYDLILVARNGEKLKELAASLTSATGRSIDAVAADLTNKADLHKVEERLRSDKSITTLVNNAGFGGTTSLVDSKIDELENMIELNVTALTRLTYAVLPGFLARGKGAIINISSVVAVAPELLNGVYSGTKAYVLNLTQSLHKEVGGKGVQVQAVLPGATASEFWGRAGIGGHENLPSEIVMSSEEMVDASLAGFDSGELVTIPALPEVADWERFDAARVALGPNLSHKHSATRYGVRA